The region ttGTAATATAGCTGCAATGACTCatctagtttatgtatttttcaaTGGAAATGCTTGGTTTACATGTCTATTTCTTGTCAACAGGAGACTTTGTTGTTCAACGATAAAGTCGCTTTTTACAAATGAGGGTAAACATGGTGGCGAACTCACAGGGGAGGCTGTTCGATTGATTGCAGATCATGTGAAAGCTTATAATTGTCAATTGCATCCTGATACCATTGAGGTTTGATGCCCTCTTTAGCTTATATTTTCACATTAATGTGTGGGTGTGGGCGATACAATGAACTTGAATTTGGATAAAAATTATATCTAGGTGGTTCCAAACACGCTGTCTATAGTTTCTGTCTGCCAATAATctacatttttcatgtatatatagCAAGTTATATGATCGTTTTGAATTTCTACACTTCACCTGAACAATGTTTGCATTGTTTTCTCAGGTTTTCTTATCTTTGTCATTTTATGAAGATCTTGGGAGGTCTCACAAAGAAGATCCGAAGAATAGAGTCAAACCTAAGAGAGGTAGGAAGAGAAAGAATTTTGATGAGGCAAGTCAGTTGCCAGAGAATGACAAAAAGAGAAGTAAGCGTGAGAGCATGACGAAGATAAGAGAGGAggtatttttatatttatgttatttgttaatttttacatttttttttttgaaaagataCAAGAATCATCCTTAATTTTTACAGCTTTATTGCTCTTAATTTGTTCTATTGATGGAAGCTGATTAACACTGTGATGCTGTACTAGGTGGAAGCTGATTACAAGTCTGTAGCTTATACCCCTGATATAACAGAGCGGAGAAGGATGCAGACGGAGACACTTTCTGCTGTGTTTGCAACATATTTTCGTATCTTGAAGCATACAGTGGCAACAATTGCCAGGTTCACTATAATTTTGCTTCTTATAATTCTATTGACCTGAACATGCAATCTCGTGTAGGGATTGTTTAGTAAAGATACACAAAGCAGACCAAGCTTTGTGATGTTAGGTTCAAGACTCCCATTTACATTGAATTAAAAGATGCTACAAGAAGAAAATATATTATTGTCTATTTGTCTTTATAAATTTACAGATGGGTGATTAATTAGGTTGGAAACTGTCACATGTACATATATGTAACTACTACATTGCCTCTCACGAATGGTTTTTACTTGAACTATTCCTGTGCTTTCAAGTGTATCAAGTTGTCTAATTTTTGTTGTTAAAGATATATAGTATGATAAATATAGTCCGAGATAATGGGGATTGGGGAGCAGCAATTTCCATGCAGTTTTTCTTCCTGGAAAGTAAAAGCGTGCTTGATGATCAAAACCATTTAGTCACATGTTTTactaaaacacacacacacatatggGTGAGAAGAGTGCGGGTGCTTGTGCAGGGGCACTAGTGATTGTTCAGGAAAccttgttatattttatttttcacatATTTGGTTAGTTTTGAGATTATTTTCTTGTTTTTGTGATTCACAAGAGCTGGATTGGACTGTTATCTATGAGTTTGCAAGAACATAAGACAGAAATCTGAAATCTGAATCATGGAAAGTTGACACTTTGAGAATGACTTTTGAAACCTAGATGGATCTATGTtttagtattttgtatgctattGATTGTCTGGTTGGTTGAATGCTATTTTATAACTCTCCCTTCAGATTTTtaactaatttttttctttctcattttgtATCTTAGTTCTGAAGCAGATGCATCACCATCTGTTGGTTCCCACCCTCTGCTTGCTCCCTGTTTGAGAGGTTTAGGGAAATTTTCGCATCTAATAGACTTAGATTTCATGAGTGATCTCATAAATCATCTAAGAAGGCTTGCATCTGGTTTTAATAGTTCTGAAAAAACCTCTGCAAAAAGTTTGACAGTATCTGAGCGCCTCCAATGCTGCATTGTTGCTTTTAAAGTGATGAAGAGCAACCTTGATGCCTTGAATGTTGATCTGCAGGACTTCTTTGTCCAGCTATATAATATAATCCTTGAGTACAGGCCTGGAAGGTCAGTGCTAAAGATTGTGTGCTTGAGATTATAATTTCTTTATTTGTTTCTTTTGTAAGGTCCTGAATGCCGTCTCTTTTCTTATGCTTGACGACACTCTCGTATGAGTATATATTTTTGTTACCTTGACATATTTGTTTGTGGGCAAGTCAAGTGCCTTTGTGTTTTGTATGTTCCAATTTTCTTGTGCTTAAGGTGTCAAGTCAGGTCTGTATTTCTGCTATTTAATCTGTTTAGAGTTTGTGTTTCTTTAACAGAGATCAGGGAGAAGTCTTAGCTGAAGCTTTGAAGATAATGCTGTGTGAAGATAGACAACATGACATGCAAAAGGCAGCTGCATTTGTAAAACGTCTGGCCACTTTCTCATTATGTTTTGGTTCTGCTGAGTCAATGGCTGGTAGGGGCTTCTTATATTGAAATTCCTTATTTTGTTTTTGAATATACGATTTGTATTCCTTGTAAAGTTATAAGTTATACTATGTCCTTTGGGAACTTTTGCAGCTTTGGTCACTTTGAAGCATCTTCTTCAGAAGAATATCAAGTGTCGAAATTTGTTGGAAAATGACGCTGGAGGTGGCTCCGTTTCTGGTTCCATCGCGGTAATCTTTTGTTATACAATTACGCATAGATAGCTAGGTTTCTAAGTGTATATGGTTTTTGCATGAGTTAATAATCAACAACTTCGATTCTGACTTGGGTGTATGTTTAATGGAGTTTGGTGTTAAACAACCAAGTCTAATGCCGTTTGCTTTAACACATTTGTGCACAGAAATACCATCCATATGCTTCAGACCCCAACTTAAGTGGTGCACTTGCTTCAGTTCTTTGGGAACTGAATCTTCTTGTGAAGCATTATCATCCTGCTGTCTCGACTATGGCTTCGGGCATTTCAAACATGAACGTTACTCACGACCAGTTCTTTTTCTCCAATGTTTCCCCAGTACAAGCTTTCAACGACTTGTCTCTTGAGCAGGAGTCACTCAACCCGCCAACCAATTTCACCATATCCAATGGTAAGAAGAAAAAGGTCGAATCTTCTCTCGATACAACTGCCATTGATGAAGACGTGTTGAGAAACAAACTCTCGGCACATTTTACGCTTCTTCGGGACATCAAGGAGAACCTAAGATTGAGGGGTGAGTTGGATCGTGCAAAACATTCATTGAAGCTATATGAAGAGTATAAGCAACAAAAGGGAAAAGCTAAAAGCACCAAATCCAAGAAAACCAATGCCAAGTTGACTTAATCACCCGTTAACTGATTTTTTTTGGTATTGAAAATTTTGAGAAACTTGAGTAATATTTAATTATGCCAatcatattatttttcattcTCTGTTCCATAGTTGTTCCATAGTTTTCTGTGTAACATTTGTTGTCGTCGAAGGTTGAAAAAGAAACTGAAAAATCAAAGAGAAAATGATTCGGGGAAAGATACTGAATTGTTGATTGAGTTGATTCTTTGAAACAAGCATCAAATTCAAGTAGTTGGAAGATATATAGTTAAGCAAAGAAGAATAGAAAAGTGAATTGACTTGGGACTCTAGTTGGTCACTTTTAAGCTTTTACTATTTAACTATCATTGATTTTTAGACTTTAAAACACAATATTTTGCTTTTTGCATAGCAAAAGCCACTGATTGGAGTATAATGCAACACACATACCAATATAAATACCTTAGCCAAATACGTATACAAATACACATTCCGATAAAAGCATTTTAAAGTTTTAACTAACTAAAACAGTTGGTTTTCTCAACTGAATTTCATCACATAAAGtaataaatgagaattatttcaTCAGCATAGCTTATCATTGGGGGCCTCGGCCTCTATCATTATCTTTTCTTTGGGCTCTCGAAAGACTAGAGCATAGCCACACATATACGAGTGAAGGTAATTACTTCTCAGCCAATGCTACGGCTTGGGCCTATCTGCTCAGCAAGTGCCACGTGTCCAAACACTTATCTAATACTACACTCTCCTTCCAAGTTCCCATGCCCAAAGCAATAACAGTCACGAAAACAAAACTAAAGCAAAGCAAAGATTTGTGTTCTTTGCTTTAGTTTGGTAAGTCTTAAAATCAAAAAACAAGTTTTAAGATAATTTGAATATGGAGACTGGTGTCGCATGTTGTGCTCGTGGAGCTTTCCTTCCAAGTATTTCATCTCAGCATTCTATGACTCTAGTGTCTCCTTCATCCATTTCCCCATCTTTCAACTCCAAGGTACTCATAATTAATAGCCTTATACATAATCTTACTAActataaaaatatacatatatatatttatatactttggtgggcatttttttctttttatgaaGTTTATGTTAATGCTTTATAAAATGCATGATATCTTTGGTTTGAAGTTTAAGATTGGCTTAGGGTCTAACCATGCAAAAAATTATGGCACACTAGTCAATCTGTGCACAAGTTTTAAGTTTTACTATTAAGGCTTTCATATCATGTATAAATATATCTTCTATTTGATCATCACTATATAAATATGTCCCTTTTGTTTAAAATGAAAGAAGTTTCTTGTACTCATGAATGGAGCTACATGAGTTTAGGGTGCTGCTTGTACTATACAATGGTTACTTAAGAGGTGTGAAGATAATGAAAAACGATACTGAATTCATGACAGGTTCTAAAATCAAGCTCGTTGTTTGGGGAATCCTTGCGCGTGGCACCAAAATCGTCGCTCAAGGTTGTAAAATTGAAGAACTCTTCAGCAGTAACCAAATGCGAAATTGGTGATAGCTTGGTAAGAACATTCAAGAGTTTTGGATTTTGGTTTAAAAAAAGAAAGTAGTACTGATCAATAGAAAATGTGTTTGTAGGAAGAGTTTTTGAATAAAGCAACCCCAGATAAGGGACTGAGAGCATTGCTGATGTCTATGGGAGAGGCACTAAGGACCATTGCCTTTAAAGTAAGGACAGCCTCTTGTGGTGGAACTGCTTGTGTCAACTCCTTTGGGGATGAGCAACTTGCTGTGGATATGCTTGCTGACAAGCTTCTTTTTGAGGTTAGTTTTCACTTACTCAATCTCCAAAATTCTGAACTAATCTTGGTAACTCTGTCTTATGCTTACTAGAACAACACCAATCAATATAGATTTCTCTTGATGTAAAGTATAATAAGTCCATGTTTGGAAAGTAAGATAAAATTGGAtcggattggattggattggatgggATGATTTTTATGATGTAATATAACTATGTAACTAGATatcataataaaaaattaaactcaTTTATTGCGAGAATAATTTTATCATGTATTATCTCAATCTTCATATTATATCATTGATAAGTCAAATTTATAATTTGTATCAACTTAATATTTGTTGATAAATAATCCATTCATTCTTTCTCATAATTTCTCTTATTTTCATTATCTAATCCAATTTTTCCATACCCTTTTCACCAAATGAGACATTTGTATATAACTGTATTAAAAGTAAAATTTTCTATTAAGAAAATGATGAATGAGACAGGGCAAGAGAGAAACAAGTCATTTACATTACACTTACATGCATTTAGTCACAAATATGTAAGCATATAGTGATATAGTCTATTAGTTATGCAGAGTTTCTTTACTCCAAATTTTTTTGTCACAACTCTTTATTGAATATCCAGCATAGTTATATTAAGAGATGTTATCATCATCCATGAGTGACTTTGAATCCTTCTGTGTATATCAAGGCATTTACAAGTGGTTGTATGGCTAATAAATCAGAGGCAATAGAAGAAAAAAGCAACCAAAATAAAGAAGTTTCAATTAATGAGCTTAACAAGTTTGTCCAATACTAACTCTTTGGTTCCTAATCATTGGCTGTACTTTATAGGCCTTACAATACTCACACTTCTGCAAGTATGCTTGTTCTGAAGAAGTTCCTGAACTCCAAGACATGGGAGGCCCAGTTGAAGGTCAGAAATTCTTAACATTTCATAAGAAAAAAATTCATGAATTGGATGTTCTTGTCTTCCAATCCAATAACCGAATTCGAAACATGATCAACAGGAGGATTCAGTGTGGCTTTTGATCCACTTGATGGGTCTAGTATTGTGGACACAAATTTCACAGTGGGGACAATATTTGGAGTGTGGCCAGGTGATAAGCTGACTGGTGTCACAGGAAGAGATCAAGTTGCTGCAGCCATGGGGATCTATGGCCCTCGAACTACTTATGTTCTTGCTGTTAAAGATATTCCTGGAACACATGAGTTCCTGCTTTTGGATGAAGGTAACTGTGCTGCATAATCATCAATACATATAGCTAACTCTCTCTTTTTGATTTAACACCAGTATTAACCATATAATATCGATAACAATTATTTAGTATGGGTGCGTTTGATGCACCATATTATGTCGTCTTGTATTATAATGAACTGTgtttcataacatatttttacATAGTATTATGTTTGATATTAACTTgtatttacatataaatatataatattttaataaaaatcaataCAGAACATATTACTATATAAAAATATGCTATTTAAACgtacaaaagtaaaaaaaaatagtattttaggctcaaatttgatcaaatatattttgaatattcaTGTCTCATTCGTTTATATTCACGCAGAAAAGATAAGCTGAGATGACAATCTCCTCCCTAAGAGCATTGAAAATATATTTGATCAAATTCGATTCTAATCAAACATGTTACTATACACAAGTATTATTGATAACAGAGAATTAAAAACAGTATTAAGTGAAAACACAGGATAATATTCCCAATTTCATATTGATCTCCCCTACATAATTGGGTTTTTCATTAAATGGGAAATGATTTGTAAACAAAGTACATTATCAGAAGCTCAAAATATGAAGATCCAAAGGGCCTAATTTTCTCTCTTTGTAAACAGGAAAATGGCAGCATGTGAAGGACACAACAGAGATCAGTGAAGGAAAACTTTTCTCCCCTGGAAACTTGAGAGCTACATTTGATAACCCTGAATACAACACAGTAATAATCTTTCTCATTCTCACGAATGATTAATTTTCTATACATGCATTGTATTAACTTCTCCATTATTTCCCACACTTCACAGCTAATTGATTACTATTTGAAAGAGAAGTACACATTGAGATACACTGGAGGAATGGTTCCAGATGTTAACCAGGTGAGAACCCTTCATCAATTTATATAATTGATAtgtcatatatatacatacacattcAAATTTGTTATATattgacaaaaaaatttcatgTGATGTTATGTTTAGATTATTGTGAAGGAGAAGGGTATTTTCACAAATGTGATATCCCCATCAGCCAAGGCCAAGCTAAGGCTTTTGTTTGAGGTAGCACCACTAGGGTTTTTGGTTGAAAAGGCTGGAGGTTACAGTAGTGATGGGCATCAATCTGTGCTAGACAAAGTGATTAATAATCTTGATGATAGAACTCAAGTTGCTTTTGGATCCAAAAATGAGATTATCAGGTTTGAGGAAACTCTATATGGATCTTCCAGG is a window of Humulus lupulus chromosome 4, drHumLupu1.1, whole genome shotgun sequence DNA encoding:
- the LOC133829924 gene encoding nucleolar complex-associated protein 3 translates to MRTKKGGKHKIILPPDLPPEIADDEIEVSDEDVQFVHSNKDYADLVSRLDTQSITKHVTRVADVKEDALEAIYERRLKKKQLQKEQEVDKLEVDRVDALPVKTLDGKLVYRTAPKTSKQSENNIDEEEEEKEDDKEGTGVFKLTKAERRAKLKKGKKEAKKQGKEVVTPEVEQTPQAAVLAEVKEDITAEEAFENKKRKIAELGTALLSDPESNIKSLNEFLQLCKDDNQSIVKLGLLSLLAIFKDIIPGYRIRLPTEKELQMKVSKDVKKMRHYESTLLSSYKAYLQKLSALVNQSSFQHVAIRCLCSLLDAAPHFNFRESLLGVVVRNISSQDDVVRRLCCSTIKSLFTNEGKHGGELTGEAVRLIADHVKAYNCQLHPDTIEVFLSLSFYEDLGRSHKEDPKNRVKPKRGRKRKNFDEASQLPENDKKRSKRESMTKIREEVEADYKSVAYTPDITERRRMQTETLSAVFATYFRILKHTVATIASSEADASPSVGSHPLLAPCLRGLGKFSHLIDLDFMSDLINHLRRLASGFNSSEKTSAKSLTVSERLQCCIVAFKVMKSNLDALNVDLQDFFVQLYNIILEYRPGRDQGEVLAEALKIMLCEDRQHDMQKAAAFVKRLATFSLCFGSAESMAALVTLKHLLQKNIKCRNLLENDAGGGSVSGSIAKYHPYASDPNLSGALASVLWELNLLVKHYHPAVSTMASGISNMNVTHDQFFFSNVSPVQAFNDLSLEQESLNPPTNFTISNGKKKKVESSLDTTAIDEDVLRNKLSAHFTLLRDIKENLRLRGELDRAKHSLKLYEEYKQQKGKAKSTKSKKTNAKLT
- the LOC133829925 gene encoding sedoheptulose-1,7-bisphosphatase, chloroplastic — encoded protein: METGVACCARGAFLPSISSQHSMTLVSPSSISPSFNSKVLKSSSLFGESLRVAPKSSLKVVKLKNSSAVTKCEIGDSLEEFLNKATPDKGLRALLMSMGEALRTIAFKVRTASCGGTACVNSFGDEQLAVDMLADKLLFEALQYSHFCKYACSEEVPELQDMGGPVEGGFSVAFDPLDGSSIVDTNFTVGTIFGVWPGDKLTGVTGRDQVAAAMGIYGPRTTYVLAVKDIPGTHEFLLLDEGKWQHVKDTTEISEGKLFSPGNLRATFDNPEYNTLIDYYLKEKYTLRYTGGMVPDVNQIIVKEKGIFTNVISPSAKAKLRLLFEVAPLGFLVEKAGGYSSDGHQSVLDKVINNLDDRTQVAFGSKNEIIRFEETLYGSSRLKGAVPVGAAV